In the Ctenopharyngodon idella isolate HZGC_01 chromosome 4, HZGC01, whole genome shotgun sequence genome, one interval contains:
- the bcat1 gene encoding branched-chain-amino-acid aminotransferase, cytosolic isoform X2, whose translation MMSEWELENNGVADNASSFKAADTVIQLAKTHKPKPDLNGLIFGTVFTDHMLTIEWSLEEGWQKPHIQPFGNLSIHPGCSALHYAVQLFEGMKVYRGPDNKVRLFRPMMNMNRMQKSAHRACLPSFDGAELLECIRKLVEVDQDWVPHSDSASLYIRPTFLGTEPTLGVKKPSSALLFVILSPVGSYFSTGAKPVSLWADSKYIRAWRGGTGDCKMGGNYGASIYAQYEAVDYGCQQVLWLYGDNHQITEVGTMNLFLYWINEKGEEELATPPLDGIILPGVTRQSILELARKWGEFKVSERYLTMADLQQALEENRVREMFGSGTACVVSPVGRILYQGENLHIPCEGSFPPLASRLLKELTDIQYGRTPSDWSCIV comes from the exons ATGATGTCTGAGTGG GAGCTTGAGAATAATGGTGTGGCTGACAATGCCTCTAGCTTTAAG GCCGCAGACACAGTGATACAGTTAGCAAAGACCCATAAGCCAAAACCTGACCTAAATGGCCTGATATTTGGGACGGTTTTCACTGACCACATGCTGACCATCGAGTGGAGTCTCGAGGAAGGCTGGCAAAAGCCGCATATCCAGCCTTTTGGGAACCTGTCCATACATCCAGGCTGTTCTGCCCTGCATTACGCTGTACAG CTTTTTGAGGGTATGAAGGTGTACCGGGGGCCAGATAACAAAGTGCGTCTCTTCAGACCCATGATGAACATGAATCGGATGCAGAAGTCCGCCCACAGGGCCTGCCTGCCT AGTTTTGATGGTGCAGAGTTGTTGGAGTGCATCAGGAAGTTGGTGGAGGTGGATCAGGACTGGGTTCCCCACTCAGACTCTGCCAGTTTGTACATCCGTCCCACCTTCCTGGGCACAGAG CCCACCCTTGGTGTGAAGAAGCCCTCCAGTGCATTGCTGTTCGTCATCCTCAGTCCTGTGGGATCGTACTTCagcacaggagctaaaccagtGTCTCTGTGGGCCGACTCTAAATACATCCGAGCTTGGAGAGGAGGGACAGGAGACTGCAAGATGGGAGG aaacTATGGAGCGTCTATCTATGCCCAGTATGAGGCTGTGGATTACGGCTGTCAGCAGGTTCTGTGGCTGTATGGGGACAACCATCAGATCACAGAGGTCGGCACCATGAACCTTTTCCTCTACTGGATCAATGAGAAAGGAG agGAGGAGCTTGCAACACCACCTCTGGATGGCATAATTCTGCCGGGAGTTACACGGCAAAGCATCCTAGAACTTGCTCGCAAATGG GGCGAGTTTAAAGTGTCCGAGCGCTATTTGACCATGGCCGACCTTCAGCAGGCTCTGGAGGAAAACAGAGTGAGGGAGATGTTTGGTTCTGGAACAGCTTGTGTCGTTAGCCCAGTTGGCAGGATCTTATATCAGGGAGAG AATCTACATATTCCATGTGAGGGAAGCTTCCCTCCACTTGCCTCTAGACTGTTAAAGGAGCTCACAGATATTCAG TATGGACGGACCCCCAGTGACTGGTCTTGCATCGTATAA
- the bcat1 gene encoding branched-chain-amino-acid aminotransferase, cytosolic isoform X3 produces MLTIEWSLEEGWQKPHIQPFGNLSIHPGCSALHYAVQLFEGMKVYRGPDNKVRLFRPMMNMNRMQKSAHRACLPSFDGAELLECIRKLVEVDQDWVPHSDSASLYIRPTFLGTEPTLGVKKPSSALLFVILSPVGSYFSTGAKPVSLWADSKYIRAWRGGTGDCKMGGNYGASIYAQYEAVDYGCQQVLWLYGDNHQITEVGTMNLFLYWINEKGEEELATPPLDGIILPGVTRQSILELARKWGEFKVSERYLTMADLQQALEENRVREMFGSGTACVVSPVGRILYQGENLHIPCEGSFPPLASRLLKELTDIQYGRTPSDWSCIV; encoded by the exons ATGCTGACCATCGAGTGGAGTCTCGAGGAAGGCTGGCAAAAGCCGCATATCCAGCCTTTTGGGAACCTGTCCATACATCCAGGCTGTTCTGCCCTGCATTACGCTGTACAG CTTTTTGAGGGTATGAAGGTGTACCGGGGGCCAGATAACAAAGTGCGTCTCTTCAGACCCATGATGAACATGAATCGGATGCAGAAGTCCGCCCACAGGGCCTGCCTGCCT AGTTTTGATGGTGCAGAGTTGTTGGAGTGCATCAGGAAGTTGGTGGAGGTGGATCAGGACTGGGTTCCCCACTCAGACTCTGCCAGTTTGTACATCCGTCCCACCTTCCTGGGCACAGAG CCCACCCTTGGTGTGAAGAAGCCCTCCAGTGCATTGCTGTTCGTCATCCTCAGTCCTGTGGGATCGTACTTCagcacaggagctaaaccagtGTCTCTGTGGGCCGACTCTAAATACATCCGAGCTTGGAGAGGAGGGACAGGAGACTGCAAGATGGGAGG aaacTATGGAGCGTCTATCTATGCCCAGTATGAGGCTGTGGATTACGGCTGTCAGCAGGTTCTGTGGCTGTATGGGGACAACCATCAGATCACAGAGGTCGGCACCATGAACCTTTTCCTCTACTGGATCAATGAGAAAGGAG agGAGGAGCTTGCAACACCACCTCTGGATGGCATAATTCTGCCGGGAGTTACACGGCAAAGCATCCTAGAACTTGCTCGCAAATGG GGCGAGTTTAAAGTGTCCGAGCGCTATTTGACCATGGCCGACCTTCAGCAGGCTCTGGAGGAAAACAGAGTGAGGGAGATGTTTGGTTCTGGAACAGCTTGTGTCGTTAGCCCAGTTGGCAGGATCTTATATCAGGGAGAG AATCTACATATTCCATGTGAGGGAAGCTTCCCTCCACTTGCCTCTAGACTGTTAAAGGAGCTCACAGATATTCAG TATGGACGGACCCCCAGTGACTGGTCTTGCATCGTATAA
- the bcat1 gene encoding branched-chain-amino-acid aminotransferase, cytosolic isoform X1: MASVASATSAPSSSHSHKELENNGVADNASSFKAADTVIQLAKTHKPKPDLNGLIFGTVFTDHMLTIEWSLEEGWQKPHIQPFGNLSIHPGCSALHYAVQLFEGMKVYRGPDNKVRLFRPMMNMNRMQKSAHRACLPSFDGAELLECIRKLVEVDQDWVPHSDSASLYIRPTFLGTEPTLGVKKPSSALLFVILSPVGSYFSTGAKPVSLWADSKYIRAWRGGTGDCKMGGNYGASIYAQYEAVDYGCQQVLWLYGDNHQITEVGTMNLFLYWINEKGEEELATPPLDGIILPGVTRQSILELARKWGEFKVSERYLTMADLQQALEENRVREMFGSGTACVVSPVGRILYQGENLHIPCEGSFPPLASRLLKELTDIQYGRTPSDWSCIV, translated from the exons ATGGCGAGCGTTGCATCAGCCACGAGCGCACCATCATCATCTCATTCTCACAAG GAGCTTGAGAATAATGGTGTGGCTGACAATGCCTCTAGCTTTAAG GCCGCAGACACAGTGATACAGTTAGCAAAGACCCATAAGCCAAAACCTGACCTAAATGGCCTGATATTTGGGACGGTTTTCACTGACCACATGCTGACCATCGAGTGGAGTCTCGAGGAAGGCTGGCAAAAGCCGCATATCCAGCCTTTTGGGAACCTGTCCATACATCCAGGCTGTTCTGCCCTGCATTACGCTGTACAG CTTTTTGAGGGTATGAAGGTGTACCGGGGGCCAGATAACAAAGTGCGTCTCTTCAGACCCATGATGAACATGAATCGGATGCAGAAGTCCGCCCACAGGGCCTGCCTGCCT AGTTTTGATGGTGCAGAGTTGTTGGAGTGCATCAGGAAGTTGGTGGAGGTGGATCAGGACTGGGTTCCCCACTCAGACTCTGCCAGTTTGTACATCCGTCCCACCTTCCTGGGCACAGAG CCCACCCTTGGTGTGAAGAAGCCCTCCAGTGCATTGCTGTTCGTCATCCTCAGTCCTGTGGGATCGTACTTCagcacaggagctaaaccagtGTCTCTGTGGGCCGACTCTAAATACATCCGAGCTTGGAGAGGAGGGACAGGAGACTGCAAGATGGGAGG aaacTATGGAGCGTCTATCTATGCCCAGTATGAGGCTGTGGATTACGGCTGTCAGCAGGTTCTGTGGCTGTATGGGGACAACCATCAGATCACAGAGGTCGGCACCATGAACCTTTTCCTCTACTGGATCAATGAGAAAGGAG agGAGGAGCTTGCAACACCACCTCTGGATGGCATAATTCTGCCGGGAGTTACACGGCAAAGCATCCTAGAACTTGCTCGCAAATGG GGCGAGTTTAAAGTGTCCGAGCGCTATTTGACCATGGCCGACCTTCAGCAGGCTCTGGAGGAAAACAGAGTGAGGGAGATGTTTGGTTCTGGAACAGCTTGTGTCGTTAGCCCAGTTGGCAGGATCTTATATCAGGGAGAG AATCTACATATTCCATGTGAGGGAAGCTTCCCTCCACTTGCCTCTAGACTGTTAAAGGAGCTCACAGATATTCAG TATGGACGGACCCCCAGTGACTGGTCTTGCATCGTATAA